The Mesorhizobium sp. M3A.F.Ca.ET.080.04.2.1 genome contains the following window.
CGAGCGCGACGTGGCGCTGGTGCTGCAGCAATATTCGCTCTATCCGCGCTATACGGTGCGCGAGAACCTCGAATTCCCGCTGAAGCCGAAGATCCGTCGGCTGCCCGACGCCGAGATCAAGGACCGCGTCGCGCGCGCCGCCCGCACGCTGCGCATCGAGCACCTGCTCGACCGCAAGACCGACCGGCTTTCCGGCGGCGAGATGCAGCGCGTCTCGATCGGCCGGGCGATCGTGCGCAAGCCGCGCGTGTTCCTGATGGACGAGCCGCTGTCGGCGCTCGACGCCAAGCTGCGCGAGGCGCTGCGCACGGAATTGAAGAACCTGCAGATGCAACTCGGCGCAACCTTCCTGTTCGTCACCCACGACCAGATCGAGGCAATGTCGATGGGCGACAAGGTCGGCGTCCTCAACCACGGCCGCATCGTCCAAACCGGCACGCCGCAGGAAATCTACAACAATCCGCGCGACACCTACGTCGCGAGCTTCGTCGGGTCGCCGCCGATGAATCTCATCGACGGCAAACTGGTCAACGACCGCGCGGTGATGGCGCCGATGAATTTCGAGCTGCCGCTTTCAGGCGCGGTCAAAACCGACGGCGCGGCCGACGGTCGGCCGCTCGTCTTCGGCATCCGTCCGGAGGACGTCTATCTGGAAGGCGGCGCGCCGGTCGAGGCCAAGGTCCACGATGTCGAGAACCATGGCGTCGAGAAGATCGTGACGCTGAGGGTCGGCGAAACGATGCTGAGAGCCACCGTGCCGGCGAGGACCGCCGTCGAGATCGAGCAGCCCGTCCGCTTCGCCTGGAACCCGGACAAGGTGGTGATGTTCGACAAGGGTAGCGGGGTGAGCCTGCGGCACGCCGGATAGCGCCGGCGTCCTTCCTCAGAAGAGAAGCGCCTCTCGCAGACAGTCGATGATCGAGCGTCAGGGTTGCCCTTCGACGCCGTTGTTGCGCACATGGCTCGGCGCCAGGCCCATCACGCGCTTGAAGGCGCGGCTGAAGGAGGCTTCCGAATCGTAGCCCAATTTCGCCGCCGCGACCGATACCCGCATGCCGTCGCGCGCGAGCCACTGCCGCGCCTGGTGCATGCGCACGCGCAACACGTATTTGGCCGGCGTCTCGCCCACGACGGCAGCGAAGCGCTGCGCGAAGGCGGAGCGCGACGCTCCCATCAGCCGCGCCAGCGCCTCGACCGTCCAGTCGCGGTCGGGCTGCAGGTGAATGGCGGCGAGCACCTTGCCGACATCCGGATTGCGGACGGCGGCGATCCATCCGGTGGCGTCGCCGCAGCCGTTCTCCACCCAGGAGCGGATGATGGTGGCGGCGAGCACGTCGGCCAGGCGGGCAAGAATACCTCCGGAACCGACGCGGTCCATCGTCACCTCGCCGGCCATCGCGTCGAGCAGATGCTGGATGCCCGGCGCGTTCGCCATCAGCTTATGCGCCTGCATCAGGTCGGGCATCATGTCGAGCAGAGGATGCGAACGGTCGAGGTTGAAATGCATGCTGCCGCAAAACAGCAAGGTCTTACGGCCGTCGCAGCCGTTGGAGACGTCGTAGATGTTCTCGCAGACCGGTTCGATGGTGTAGCGGCCGATCGGCACCGGAGGGACGCCGGGCGCGCTCGCCAGCACATGCTCGTCGCCGCGCGAGATCAACAGCGCGTCGCCGACCGAGAGCTCGATCCATTCCTTGGCCGGTGAGAATAGCCAGCAGCCCTGCTGGCTGATGAAATGGAACCGCGCCGCCTTCTGCGCCGGGAAGGAAACGGCCCAGGGCTCGCCCAGCACGCAGCGGCCATAATCGACGCCGTCGAGCCGCAAGCCGCGCAGCATGGGTTAGTGGATCGCCCGATGAGGGCCCTGTGGTTTTGGACGAATTGTAAGACATTTCGGCGTTTCTAGCATGGAAACTCCAGGCAGTCACTCCCTATGTTGCACCGCAAGCCAATGTTGCAGCGCAACCAAATCGACCGACGAAGCCGCCCGCCAGGCATCGAACAGGTGGAGCCCGAGCCGGTCATCCCCTGACGTGGCGCCGCAGACAGATCGGAGAATTTGCCATGACTGAACCCGCCACGGGCGCCATCGACGCTGCTGTCCTCGACAGAACCGAACCCGAGGAACGAAGCGAGCCCGTGTGGGGCGCGGTGGTCTCGCTGGCGCTCGGCGTGTTCGGCCTCGTGACCGCCGAATTCCTGCCCGCCAGCCTGCTGACGCGGCTGGCGCAGGATCTCGGCGTCAGTGAGGGTGCCGCGGGCCAGGCGGTTACGGCGACGGCCGTTGTCGGCGCGATTGCCGCGCCCACCATGGCCATCGTCACCAAGCGGCTCGACCGTCGGCTGGTCATGTGGCTGCTCAGCGTGCTCCTGATCGTCTCCAACCTGCTTGCCGCCTTCGCATCCTCACTCACGATGCTGCTACTAGCCCGGGTGGTCCTGGGCGTCGCGCTCGGCGGCTTCTGGTCGATGTCGGCCGCCACGGCGATGCGGCTGGTGCCGATGCGGCTGATGCCGCGCGCCATGTCGATCATCCTGACCGGCGTGTCGGTGGCGACCGTCACCGCGGCGCCCGTCGGCGCCTATGTCGGCGACATCTGGGGCTGGCGCACCGCCTTCATGATCGCGGCAGTCGTCGGCGCGCTGGCGCTGCTGGTGCAGCTCGCCACCATTCCCAGCCTGCCGCCTATGGCGGTGGCAAGCTTTCGCACCCTGATCGAGGTGCTGAAGCGGTCGACCATTCGCGTCGCCCTCCTGGTCGTGCTGCTGGTCGCCTCCGGACAGTTTGCCGGCTTCACCTATGTGCGGCCTTTCCTCGAGACGGTGCCGGCGATGCCGATAGCGACCATCTCGCTGGTGCTGCTCGCCTATGGCATAGGCGGTTTCTTCGGCAATTTCGCCGGCGCCTTCCTGGCCGAGCGCAACCTGAAGCTTGCCGTCGCGCTGGCGCCGCTGCTGATCGCGCTGTCGGCGCTTGCCATGCTGACCCTCGGCGCCTCGCCGGT
Protein-coding sequences here:
- a CDS encoding ABC transporter ATP-binding protein, with product MAHIELKNITKKFGGHTALTGLNLEIADGEFFVLLGETGAGKTTTLRLIAGLEKPTEGQVFIDGVDVGGWGAAERDVALVLQQYSLYPRYTVRENLEFPLKPKIRRLPDAEIKDRVARAARTLRIEHLLDRKTDRLSGGEMQRVSIGRAIVRKPRVFLMDEPLSALDAKLREALRTELKNLQMQLGATFLFVTHDQIEAMSMGDKVGVLNHGRIVQTGTPQEIYNNPRDTYVASFVGSPPMNLIDGKLVNDRAVMAPMNFELPLSGAVKTDGAADGRPLVFGIRPEDVYLEGGAPVEAKVHDVENHGVEKIVTLRVGETMLRATVPARTAVEIEQPVRFAWNPDKVVMFDKGSGVSLRHAG
- a CDS encoding MFS transporter; this encodes MTEPATGAIDAAVLDRTEPEERSEPVWGAVVSLALGVFGLVTAEFLPASLLTRLAQDLGVSEGAAGQAVTATAVVGAIAAPTMAIVTKRLDRRLVMWLLSVLLIVSNLLAAFASSLTMLLLARVVLGVALGGFWSMSAATAMRLVPMRLMPRAMSIILTGVSVATVTAAPVGAYVGDIWGWRTAFMIAAVVGALALLVQLATIPSLPPMAVASFRTLIEVLKRSTIRVALLVVLLVASGQFAGFTYVRPFLETVPAMPIATISLVLLAYGIGGFFGNFAGAFLAERNLKLAVALAPLLIALSALAMLTLGASPVIAATAVAAWGFAFGAVPVGLQTWLVRAAPDQAESAGGLMVATFQVAIALGAVFGGLLVDHAGVASAFAYSAAATLLAALVTFAVGPRQAE